From the Thomasclavelia ramosa DSM 1402 genome, the window AAGAACAGTTAGTGGTAGGTGAAGTAGGCTGGTTTGCCGCTTCAATAAAATCCATCCAGGATATTCATGTGGGGGATACTGTAACTACAGTTGAAAATGAGTCTAATATTCAATTACCCGGATACCGCCAATTAAATCCGATGGTATATTGTGGTTTATATCCTGTTGATAACGCTCGTTATAAAGATTTACGGGAAGCGTTAGAAAAAATGAAATTAAGTGATTCATCATTAATGTTTGATCCAGAAACCTCACAAGCATTAGGATTTGGATTTAGATGTGGTTTTTTAGGCTTGTTGCATATGGATGTTATTCAAGAACGTTTAGAAAGAGAATTTGATCTTGATTTAATTGCAACGGCACCATCAGTTATTTATCATTGCTATTTGACAGATCGTAGTGAAGTAATCGTTGATAATCCAGCGATGATGCCTGAGCCGCAAGTAATTGATCATATTGAAGAACCTTATGTTAAAGCTTCTATTATGACTCCAAACGAATACGTAGGGGTTATCATGGAATTATGTCAATCTAAACGTGGAGAATATCAGGATATTGAATATATTGATGATACTCGACGTAATGTAATTTATGAAATTCCTTTATCTGAAATTGTATATGATTTTTTTGACAAATTAAAATCAGGTACTAAAGGCTATGCATCTCTTGATTATGAATTGATTGGCTATCGTACTAGCAAACTTCAAAAAATGGATATTTTATTGAACGGAGAAGTCGTTGATGCACTTTCAACAATTGTGCATAAGGATTTTGCATATGGACGAGGAAAAATTATCTGTGAAAAATTAAAAGAAATTATTCCAAAACAAATGTTTGAAGTGCCAATTCAAGCAGCACTACAAGGGAAAATAATTGCCCGTACTACAATTAAGGCGATGCGTAAAAATGTATTGGCAAAATGTTATGGCGGCGATATTTCTCGTAAAAAGAAATTACTAGAGAAACAAAAAGAAGGTAAAAAACGAATGAAGGCAGTTGGAAATGTTGAAATTCCACAAGAGGCATTCATGGCGATATTATCTGTTGACGATGAGTAGGATAAATTATCTATCCTACTTATTTTTTTGTTGTAAATAGTCTTGATAGCCATTACAATATAAATATATACGAATAAAGGAGAATGAAAATGACAATCAAATTACCAGACAATTTTTTCTTTGGGGCGGCTTTATCTGGTCCGCAAACTGAAGGTGCTTATAACGTTGGTGGTCGCCTAAGATCATACTGGGACATGTGGTCTGACCAGGAAATCAATGCTTTTCATAACAATGTTGGCTCATATGTCGGAAATGATATGTATCACCGTTATGAAGAAGACATCAAACTGTTCAAATCAATGAACTTTAAATCTTTTAGAACATCAATGCAGTGGACTAGACTGCTTGATCAGGATGGAAATATTAATCCAGAAGGAGCTGCATGGTATCATAAACTGATCGATTGTGCCAATGAAAACGGAATCGATATCTTTATGAACATGTATCATTTCGATATGCCTGAATATTTATATAAACGTGGTGGTTGGGCTAATCGTGAAGTTGTTGAAGCTTATGCAAATTTTGTTAAAAAGGCAATGGAGGAATTTGGTGGCAAAGTTAAATATTGGTTTACATTCAATGAGCCAATCGTTGAACCAGAACAGCAATATTTGCATGGGGTTTGGTTTCCCTATGAAAAGAACATTAAACGTTCATTGGATGTCCAATATAATATCACATTAGCACACTGTCTAGCAGTAATGAACTTTAGAGAACTGCAGGC encodes:
- the lepA gene encoding translation elongation factor 4, giving the protein MTIDQSKIRNFSIIAHIDHGKSTLADRILQITGAVADREMKAQLLDSMDLERERGITIKLNAVQLNYTAKDGQTYLLHLIDTPGHVDFTYEVSRSLAACEGAILVVDSVQGVEAQTLANVYLALDNNLEILPVINKIDLPSADPQRVIREVEEVIGLPADHAPLISAKSGLNVEEVLEKVVQEFPAPSGDVNNPTQALIFDSYYDSYRGVIVFVRVKEGTINVGDHVKFMATGATYEVTELGVRTPREVKKEQLVVGEVGWFAASIKSIQDIHVGDTVTTVENESNIQLPGYRQLNPMVYCGLYPVDNARYKDLREALEKMKLSDSSLMFDPETSQALGFGFRCGFLGLLHMDVIQERLEREFDLDLIATAPSVIYHCYLTDRSEVIVDNPAMMPEPQVIDHIEEPYVKASIMTPNEYVGVIMELCQSKRGEYQDIEYIDDTRRNVIYEIPLSEIVYDFFDKLKSGTKGYASLDYELIGYRTSKLQKMDILLNGEVVDALSTIVHKDFAYGRGKIICEKLKEIIPKQMFEVPIQAALQGKIIARTTIKAMRKNVLAKCYGGDISRKKKLLEKQKEGKKRMKAVGNVEIPQEAFMAILSVDDE